A genome region from Hydrogenoanaerobacterium saccharovorans includes the following:
- a CDS encoding SDR family oxidoreductase, producing MQPQEKNVFPPQHQNQHPGKESEMNPAPQYDNPNYKAAGKLQGKTAVITGGDSGIGRAVAVAFAKEGADVAIIYLNENSDADQTVADVTKLDRKCIKIAADLKCEQTVTDALTQAVNELGHLDILINNAGVQYPQNSISDITKDQLLHTFESNFFSAFYLTKAALPHLSTGSAIINTTSVTAFEGNPTLIDYSATKGAIVSFTRSMALSLVNQGVRVNAVAPGPVWTPLIVSSFSREKVQTFGSTTPMQRAAQPFEMAPLYVFLACEDSSDITGQVFHINSGTVIN from the coding sequence ATGCAGCCACAAGAAAAAAATGTGTTTCCGCCACAACATCAAAATCAACATCCCGGCAAAGAATCCGAAATGAATCCGGCACCGCAATACGACAACCCCAATTATAAAGCAGCCGGAAAACTGCAAGGTAAAACCGCTGTTATCACCGGAGGAGACAGCGGCATTGGCCGCGCTGTTGCTGTTGCATTTGCAAAAGAGGGTGCCGATGTTGCTATCATTTATCTAAACGAAAACAGCGATGCAGACCAAACGGTGGCAGATGTAACAAAACTCGACCGAAAATGCATAAAAATAGCTGCTGACTTAAAATGCGAGCAAACAGTAACCGATGCTCTTACACAAGCTGTCAATGAGCTTGGTCACCTGGATATCTTAATAAATAATGCCGGCGTTCAATACCCGCAAAACAGCATTAGCGATATTACAAAAGACCAGCTTTTGCATACATTTGAAAGCAACTTTTTTTCTGCTTTTTATCTTACCAAAGCAGCTCTCCCCCATTTATCCACCGGCTCTGCTATCATCAATACTACATCTGTTACAGCATTTGAAGGTAACCCAACCTTGATAGATTATTCGGCTACCAAAGGGGCAATAGTATCTTTTACCCGCTCTATGGCATTGTCTCTTGTAAACCAAGGTGTGCGTGTTAATGCAGTTGCGCCCGGCCCTGTTTGGACGCCATTAATCGTTTCAAGCTTTTCCCGCGAAAAGGTACAAACCTTTGGCTCTACCACACCAATGCAGCGTGCAGCACAACCTTTTGAGATGGCACCGCTGTATGTGTTTTTAGCTTGCGAAGATTCTTCCGATATTACAGGACAGGTATTCCACATAAACAGCGGTACTGTAATTAATTAA
- a CDS encoding TVP38/TMEM64 family protein, which produces MVVIIIFGILIFKLMPWFISLANPVVRNEFKTYISSLGWKGAFVMLGIQILQVVIAVFPGEPVELLAGIIYGTWGGLLLCMVGLTIGTCIIFYSVRALGRGFVEWMFSKEKVQKLSFLNDNKKLEMITFILFFIPGTPKDILTYVAPLTKIRPRDFFIISICARIPSIITSTYAGQTIIDGEWWKTLGMFLLMGIIGIAGILVNNSIMDKNSKK; this is translated from the coding sequence TTGGTTGTTATAATCATATTTGGTATTTTGATTTTTAAACTGATGCCATGGTTTATTTCTCTTGCCAATCCTGTAGTGCGTAATGAATTTAAAACATACATTTCATCATTGGGATGGAAAGGCGCCTTCGTTATGCTGGGCATACAAATATTGCAAGTAGTAATTGCCGTATTTCCCGGTGAACCTGTCGAATTACTTGCAGGCATAATTTACGGCACGTGGGGCGGGTTGCTGTTGTGTATGGTGGGTTTAACCATTGGTACTTGTATCATATTTTATTCGGTACGTGCATTGGGCAGGGGGTTTGTTGAATGGATGTTCAGTAAAGAAAAAGTGCAAAAGCTGTCGTTTTTAAACGACAACAAAAAGTTGGAGATGATCACCTTTATCCTCTTTTTTATACCCGGTACGCCAAAGGACATTCTTACTTATGTGGCACCTCTTACTAAAATACGGCCACGCGATTTTTTTATCATATCCATTTGTGCCCGTATACCGTCAATCATCACATCCACTTATGCCGGACAAACGATTATAGATGGTGAATGGTGGAAAACGCTTGGAATGTTTCTTCTTATGGGCATCATAGGTATTGCGGGTATTTTGGTAAATAACTCTATTATGGATAAAAACAGCAAAAAATGA
- the adhE gene encoding bifunctional acetaldehyde-CoA/alcohol dehydrogenase translates to MAEKKVQAPIEKPVETKEMIDTLVAKANVALHEYMQLDQKQVDNIVHEMSLAGLDAHELLAKMAVEETGRGVYEDKVIKNMFATEYIWHSIKHQQTVGVVDENEMEGYVEVAEPVGVICGVTPTTNPTSTTLFKSIIAAKTRNPIIFGFHPSAQKCSAEAARIVYEVAVKAGAPKDCIQWIEFPSIEATNLLMNHPGVATILATGGPGMVKAAYSAGKPALGVGPGNVPCYIEKTADIERACTDLMMSKTFDNGMICASEQAVIVDKELKDKFEAYMKANNCYFLNKEETEKVSNYVINKDKMAVNAAVVGKSAYWIAEQAGVKVPEKTKILIAPLPQPSLDYPLSLEKLSPVLAYFISNSTEQGFAYAAKMLELGGLGHSAVIHTSDNALAEKYGTEMKVGRVIVNSPSSQGAIGDIYNTNTPSLTLGCGSYGKNSVSQNVSTINLVNKKRIAKRRVNMQWFKIPPKIYFEEDSIQYLEKMPDISRAFIVTDPMMVKLGNVDKILYYLRKRKEYCHSEIYSDVEPDPSVECIMRGVDAMDAFQPDVIIAIGGGSAIDAAKGMWLFYEHPDTSFDGLRLRFLDIRKRTFQFPKLGKRTQLVAIPTTSGTGSEVTSFSVITDKQNGNIKYPLADYELTPDVAIIDPQFCMSMPKSITADTGLDVLTHAIEAYVSVMASDYTDGLAIKAIELVFENLRRAYNNGSEDREAREKMHNASAIAGMAFTNAFLGLNHSMAHKLGGEYHIPHGRANAILLPYVIEYNAQKPTKFASFPKYKKFVADERYAKISRYLGLPAKTTEEGVASLVKAIRELMKDLDRPTSIKECGVDEAVFNSKLEELSYKAFEDQCTTANPRYPLVSEIQEIYKKAYYGEAK, encoded by the coding sequence ATGGCAGAGAAAAAGGTTCAGGCCCCAATAGAAAAACCCGTTGAGACCAAAGAAATGATTGATACTTTGGTTGCAAAAGCCAATGTTGCACTGCACGAGTATATGCAGCTTGACCAAAAACAGGTGGATAACATTGTTCACGAAATGTCTCTTGCAGGATTAGATGCACACGAGCTGCTTGCAAAAATGGCTGTGGAAGAAACCGGAAGAGGCGTATACGAAGATAAGGTTATTAAAAATATGTTTGCGACCGAATACATTTGGCACAGCATTAAACATCAGCAGACAGTTGGCGTTGTTGATGAAAATGAGATGGAAGGCTATGTGGAAGTTGCCGAGCCTGTAGGCGTTATTTGCGGTGTTACACCTACCACAAACCCTACGTCTACCACATTGTTTAAAAGCATTATTGCAGCAAAAACCCGTAACCCAATTATCTTTGGTTTCCATCCCTCTGCACAAAAATGCTCCGCCGAAGCGGCACGCATTGTTTATGAGGTTGCTGTAAAAGCAGGTGCACCCAAAGACTGCATTCAATGGATTGAATTCCCCTCTATTGAAGCTACCAACTTGCTGATGAATCATCCCGGTGTAGCAACTATTTTGGCAACCGGCGGCCCGGGCATGGTAAAGGCTGCTTACTCTGCAGGTAAACCCGCATTGGGCGTAGGCCCCGGCAACGTGCCCTGCTACATTGAAAAAACCGCAGATATCGAAAGAGCATGTACCGACTTGATGATGTCCAAAACATTTGATAATGGTATGATCTGCGCATCCGAGCAGGCTGTAATTGTTGATAAAGAACTCAAAGATAAATTTGAAGCATACATGAAAGCGAACAACTGCTACTTTTTGAACAAAGAAGAAACCGAAAAGGTTTCAAACTACGTCATAAATAAAGACAAAATGGCTGTTAATGCTGCAGTTGTTGGTAAATCCGCTTACTGGATTGCAGAGCAGGCAGGTGTTAAGGTACCGGAAAAAACAAAAATCCTTATCGCTCCGCTGCCACAGCCTAGTCTCGATTATCCGCTGAGCCTTGAAAAATTAAGCCCCGTTCTTGCTTACTTTATTTCAAACAGTACCGAGCAAGGCTTTGCATATGCTGCTAAAATGTTGGAGTTGGGCGGCTTGGGTCACTCCGCTGTAATCCATACATCCGACAATGCTTTGGCTGAAAAATACGGTACCGAAATGAAGGTTGGTCGTGTTATTGTAAACTCACCGTCTTCTCAGGGTGCAATCGGTGATATCTACAACACCAACACCCCGTCGCTCACCCTTGGCTGCGGTTCTTATGGTAAAAACTCTGTTTCGCAAAACGTTTCTACCATAAATCTCGTAAACAAAAAGCGCATCGCCAAGAGGAGAGTTAATATGCAGTGGTTTAAAATTCCGCCGAAGATTTACTTTGAGGAAGATTCCATCCAGTACCTCGAGAAAATGCCTGACATCAGCAGAGCGTTTATCGTAACCGACCCGATGATGGTGAAACTCGGAAACGTTGATAAAATTCTGTACTACCTCAGAAAGCGCAAGGAATACTGCCACAGCGAGATCTACTCTGATGTTGAACCCGACCCATCTGTAGAGTGCATTATGCGGGGTGTTGACGCGATGGACGCGTTCCAGCCCGATGTAATTATTGCAATCGGCGGCGGTTCTGCAATCGACGCTGCAAAGGGTATGTGGCTGTTCTACGAGCACCCCGACACCTCTTTTGACGGATTGAGGCTGCGCTTCCTTGACATCAGAAAGAGAACGTTCCAGTTCCCCAAACTGGGTAAACGCACACAGCTCGTTGCCATCCCCACAACCTCCGGTACAGGCTCTGAGGTTACCAGTTTCTCGGTTATCACAGATAAGCAAAACGGCAACATTAAGTACCCTCTCGCAGACTACGAACTCACTCCGGATGTTGCAATCATTGACCCGCAGTTCTGTATGTCAATGCCTAAATCCATTACAGCCGATACCGGTTTGGACGTTTTAACTCACGCAATTGAGGCGTATGTATCCGTTATGGCATCCGACTATACGGACGGTCTTGCAATCAAAGCAATTGAACTTGTATTCGAAAACCTTCGCCGCGCATACAACAACGGCAGCGAAGACCGAGAAGCAAGAGAGAAAATGCATAATGCTTCTGCCATTGCCGGTATGGCATTTACCAACGCATTCCTTGGTTTAAACCACTCTATGGCTCATAAGCTGGGAGGCGAGTATCATATCCCTCACGGACGCGCTAATGCTATCCTGTTGCCATATGTGATTGAATACAACGCACAAAAACCCACCAAATTTGCGTCTTTCCCAAAATACAAAAAATTCGTTGCAGATGAGAGATATGCTAAAATTTCAAGATACCTTGGTTTGCCTGCAAAAACCACAGAAGAGGGAGTTGCGTCTCTCGTTAAAGCAATCCGTGAGCTGATGAAAGACCTCGACAGACCAACCTCCATCAAAGAGTGCGGTGTTGATGAGGCAGTGTTTAACAGCAAACTGGAAGAGTTATCTTATAAAGCATTTGAAGACCAATGCACCACTGCAAATCCGAGATATCCTTTGGTGAGCGAGATTCAAGAAATCTACAAAAAGGCTTATTACGGAGAAGCAAAATAA
- a CDS encoding LTA synthase family protein yields the protein MSLVQRIYNRIKADRNLDRTLTILTVAIFPLMLILVVENTHLQSLPALLRFMVGSVGVLIYDYFFVAIIFAALSLILRQIWLAMFIEGGVLYVLSLVEYFKFDANGTHFTLADLVMAGKVSDIARFTKIDINYVMVLNLAILIIYVLWAAFLRIRITIPPIKSCALGASAIVFLAAIISVPTLYTNIYKLCGIDYQPSYNPYSSDEVFQKNMQIAFLSQNMSERITQKLDKPQNYSQEAIQALLPTQSKPQSGDFQSPDVVLIMSEAYTDFRRFGGLPISKDTYANFDRISREGYKGKALVPTFGGYTCKTEFELLFGLPVKGIGNENIPHQLFTDGNPRPTFASYLQEQGYATSFIHPFSASFYNRDKAYRSYGFDNLYFEDDFTVNQTRLGGYIDDSTLVRQIRTTLEQKSDKPNFIYAVSMQNHGPYTDTTKYTVKDNRLTAEEQAEVGRYLYGISQTDKALDELTSYLKTRSKPTVLMFIGDHYPYLGKQGALYKKLAKSINGYSLYQQPYLLWSNYSHNYALPQERVSAFYLPHILGDYINLPKDRFMTDMQRMMKTTPQYSFDLGENNADAVALQEYSYDRTQGKAYSDDINK from the coding sequence ATGAGTTTAGTACAACGTATTTACAACAGAATAAAAGCAGACCGTAACTTGGATAGAACATTAACGATACTTACCGTTGCTATTTTTCCGTTGATGTTGATTTTGGTAGTAGAAAATACCCATTTGCAAAGCTTGCCTGCTTTGCTTCGTTTTATGGTAGGTTCGGTAGGGGTGCTGATATATGATTACTTTTTTGTAGCCATTATTTTTGCGGCACTTTCGTTGATTTTAAGGCAAATTTGGCTTGCAATGTTTATAGAGGGCGGCGTGTTATATGTACTTTCACTGGTAGAGTACTTTAAGTTTGATGCCAACGGTACGCATTTTACACTTGCTGACCTTGTCATGGCAGGCAAAGTATCGGATATCGCCCGATTTACCAAAATTGATATTAATTATGTTATGGTTCTTAACTTAGCCATATTGATTATATATGTGCTGTGGGCTGCATTTTTGCGTATTCGTATTACGATACCGCCTATAAAATCGTGCGCGCTGGGGGCAAGTGCAATTGTATTTCTCGCAGCAATTATTTCTGTGCCCACGCTTTATACCAACATCTATAAGTTGTGCGGTATCGATTATCAACCATCATATAACCCTTACAGCAGCGATGAAGTATTCCAGAAAAACATGCAAATTGCTTTTTTAAGCCAAAACATGTCCGAGCGGATTACACAGAAACTTGATAAGCCGCAAAATTACTCACAAGAGGCAATTCAGGCACTTCTGCCTACGCAAAGCAAGCCCCAATCGGGTGATTTCCAGTCTCCCGATGTAGTCCTCATTATGTCCGAGGCGTATACCGATTTTCGACGTTTTGGCGGCTTACCCATATCGAAAGACACCTATGCCAACTTCGACCGCATTTCACGTGAAGGTTATAAAGGAAAAGCCTTGGTGCCTACTTTTGGGGGGTATACCTGTAAAACAGAATTTGAACTTCTGTTTGGGCTACCTGTAAAAGGCATTGGCAACGAAAACATTCCTCATCAGCTGTTTACCGATGGTAACCCCCGTCCCACTTTTGCATCGTATCTTCAAGAGCAGGGGTATGCTACCAGCTTTATTCACCCGTTTTCAGCCAGCTTTTACAACCGAGACAAGGCATATCGTAGCTATGGTTTTGATAATTTATATTTTGAAGACGATTTTACCGTAAATCAAACCCGCTTGGGCGGTTATATTGATGACAGTACACTTGTGCGCCAAATTCGGACAACATTGGAGCAGAAATCTGACAAACCCAATTTCATTTATGCGGTATCAATGCAAAATCACGGCCCTTACACCGATACAACCAAATACACAGTGAAAGACAACCGTCTTACTGCCGAAGAGCAGGCAGAAGTCGGGCGGTATCTGTACGGTATCAGCCAAACGGATAAAGCCTTGGATGAACTTACGTCTTATTTGAAGACGCGCAGTAAGCCTACTGTATTAATGTTTATTGGCGACCATTACCCTTATTTGGGCAAGCAAGGTGCGCTTTACAAAAAACTTGCTAAATCTATCAACGGTTATAGCCTCTACCAGCAGCCGTATCTGTTGTGGAGCAATTATAGCCATAACTATGCTTTACCGCAAGAGCGGGTTTCGGCATTTTACTTGCCGCACATTTTGGGCGATTATATCAATCTGCCGAAAGACCGTTTTATGACCGATATGCAGCGAATGATGAAGACAACACCCCAATACAGCTTTGATTTAGGGGAGAACAACGCCGATGCAGTGGCATTGCAAGAGTATTCGTATGACCGTACACAAGGCAAAGCCTATTCGGATGATATAAATAAATAA
- a CDS encoding cache domain-containing sensor histidine kinase, with amino-acid sequence MKKFWNKWKQTTGFMLPRLKWNSLFILIAATTTVIAVIAMLLIVYVMNHRFDASIDRTLQQNNMQITDNVATSIDSYLAEMISVSDTISKLLGGNNVNSVFQNYHFMLRDDIDTIAVFDEQGKLVMKTDQRPLKQHVDVKQQAWFRSVAPGSRIYTLTEPHVQRLYEQEYRWVISLSKGIEWEDENGKHRGVMLVDMNFNNMKELCSKEIGENGYLYIVGANNKLIYHPRQQMIYAGITDSSVPIACNLTEGSIIVPQDDGGRLLVTVKKLKSTDWKIVGVCSMNGLLTFDGELRNFITLVVVCAAIVIIVLSVSVSFLISNPLRRLMYLMGRVEAGELSTFSTIRSVYEVNQLSTSFNQMVYKIKQLMEQVIQEQKQLRKSEMNTLHAQINPHFLYNTLDSIVWMAESGDQQSVVKMITALAQFFRLSLSGGSHTISVADELSHVENYLVIQKMRYDDQFSYTITADDKVKNCKTLKIMLQPIVENAIIHGVGNLPYPGAIDIFAEIENGKLVYTVRDNGFGMKPEKLEHILDSNSSSKSRVGVKNVHQRIQLMYGNDFGLQFKSELDEGTEVRIVLPLIET; translated from the coding sequence TTGAAAAAATTTTGGAATAAATGGAAACAGACAACCGGTTTTATGCTGCCCCGCTTAAAATGGAACAGCCTGTTTATTTTAATTGCTGCAACCACCACCGTGATCGCAGTAATTGCTATGCTGTTGATTGTATATGTAATGAACCATCGGTTCGATGCATCGATTGACCGTACCTTACAGCAAAACAACATGCAAATTACAGACAACGTGGCAACCAGTATCGACAGCTACCTAGCAGAAATGATTTCCGTATCCGATACGATATCCAAACTGCTTGGCGGCAATAACGTCAACAGCGTATTTCAAAATTACCATTTTATGCTGCGCGATGACATTGATACAATTGCTGTATTTGACGAGCAGGGTAAACTTGTTATGAAGACAGACCAGCGACCTTTAAAACAGCACGTAGATGTAAAGCAGCAGGCATGGTTTCGCAGCGTAGCACCCGGCAGCCGGATATACACACTGACCGAACCCCACGTACAGCGGCTTTACGAGCAAGAATATCGTTGGGTTATTTCTTTAAGCAAAGGCATCGAATGGGAAGATGAAAATGGCAAGCATCGCGGTGTAATGCTTGTAGATATGAATTTTAACAATATGAAAGAGCTTTGCTCCAAAGAGATTGGCGAAAACGGCTACCTTTATATTGTAGGTGCAAACAATAAACTAATCTACCACCCCAGGCAGCAGATGATTTACGCAGGCATTACAGACAGCTCTGTACCAATCGCATGTAACCTCACCGAGGGCAGCATCATTGTTCCGCAGGATGACGGAGGCAGATTACTTGTGACTGTAAAGAAACTGAAAAGTACCGACTGGAAAATTGTAGGCGTTTGCTCGATGAACGGGTTGCTTACCTTTGACGGCGAACTGCGTAATTTTATTACGTTGGTTGTTGTTTGCGCCGCTATTGTAATTATTGTACTGTCTGTATCGGTATCGTTTTTAATCAGCAACCCTCTTCGCCGTTTAATGTACTTAATGGGACGTGTGGAGGCTGGTGAATTGAGTACTTTCTCTACCATACGCAGCGTTTACGAAGTCAACCAACTTTCCACATCATTTAACCAAATGGTTTATAAGATTAAACAGCTGATGGAACAGGTAATTCAAGAACAAAAACAGCTGCGCAAAAGCGAAATGAATACGCTGCATGCGCAAATTAACCCACACTTTTTGTACAATACCCTAGATTCTATTGTTTGGATGGCGGAAAGCGGAGACCAACAAAGCGTAGTAAAGATGATTACTGCTTTAGCACAGTTTTTTCGCCTTTCGCTTAGCGGCGGCAGCCACACCATCTCGGTTGCAGATGAACTGAGCCATGTTGAAAATTACCTGGTAATACAGAAAATGCGCTACGATGACCAGTTTTCTTATACCATTACAGCGGACGATAAGGTAAAAAACTGCAAAACTCTAAAAATAATGCTTCAGCCTATCGTCGAAAATGCCATTATTCACGGAGTGGGCAATCTGCCTTATCCCGGTGCAATCGATATCTTTGCTGAAATTGAGAATGGTAAATTAGTTTATACCGTACGTGATAACGGCTTTGGCATGAAACCCGAAAAACTAGAACATATTTTGGATAGTAACTCCTCATCGAAATCGCGGGTAGGTGTAAAAAATGTTCATCAGCGCATTCAGCTTATGTACGGCAATGACTTTGGTCTGCAATTTAAAAGTGAACTTGATGAGGGTACCGAGGTACGCATTGTGCTGCCGTTGATTGAGACGTAA
- a CDS encoding substrate-binding domain-containing protein: MVRRITATLMTVLLVIVLVSCSTVKKEYQVDLIVKSTDSDFWGSVYDGAKAAGAKYNINLRFLGPDEEKNYRNQVRIIEQSAARKPDAIILAAADYSIMTKPMENAVDAGIPVIMLDSAVDSDRWKSFVSTDNTNAGAVLAAEVAKRVDKSDAKIGVISFVKNSSPSQERYSGFTNYITQNTRMSIASTVYCDSDIDLARKLTLEMIKNSPDITVIVGLNAQAATGAARALAELGRKDVFLAAIDCTVEQAAYMEQDILKVAVLQNPYLMGYFSVQTTYKVLKKELVEKNIATDVCVVDKENMFSEEVQQLIFPFY; the protein is encoded by the coding sequence ATGGTTCGACGTATCACAGCTACACTTATGACGGTGCTGCTGGTGATTGTACTTGTTTCTTGCAGCACGGTAAAAAAAGAGTATCAGGTTGATCTGATTGTAAAATCAACCGACTCCGATTTTTGGGGCAGTGTGTATGACGGTGCGAAAGCTGCCGGAGCAAAATACAATATCAATCTGCGCTTCCTGGGCCCGGACGAAGAAAAGAATTACCGCAATCAAGTACGCATTATAGAGCAAAGTGCAGCACGCAAACCGGACGCAATTATTTTGGCTGCAGCAGATTATTCTATAATGACAAAGCCGATGGAAAATGCAGTTGATGCGGGAATTCCTGTTATTATGCTTGATTCTGCTGTTGATAGCGATCGATGGAAATCTTTTGTATCCACCGACAACACCAACGCCGGTGCTGTTCTTGCTGCCGAGGTGGCAAAGCGGGTAGATAAAAGCGATGCCAAAATCGGAGTAATTAGTTTTGTAAAAAACTCCTCGCCTTCCCAAGAACGCTATTCCGGCTTTACAAATTATATCACGCAAAATACACGTATGAGCATTGCAAGCACTGTTTATTGTGATTCTGATATCGATTTGGCTCGCAAACTTACGCTGGAAATGATAAAAAACTCCCCCGATATAACCGTTATTGTCGGGCTAAACGCGCAGGCTGCAACTGGTGCTGCCCGTGCACTTGCAGAGCTTGGGCGCAAAGATGTTTTTTTGGCTGCGATTGACTGCACAGTGGAGCAGGCTGCCTATATGGAACAGGACATTTTAAAGGTTGCTGTTTTGCAAAACCCTTACTTAATGGGCTATTTCAGCGTACAAACCACTTATAAGGTGCTAAAAAAAGAACTGGTAGAGAAAAACATTGCAACAGACGTTTGTGTGGTTGATAAAGAAAATATGTTTTCTGAAGAGGTGCAGCAACTGATTTTTCCGTTCTATTAA
- a CDS encoding sugar ABC transporter ATP-binding protein: MTELLKMCGISKSFPGVKALSDVSLTLYPGEVHALCGENGAGKSTLMKVLSGVYQADEGEIYINGEKVTIENTKKAQQLGISIIFQEFNLCSHLTVADNIWLDRQPKKGAFINDKKLMEKTQEILNELGLSINPKARIRTLSVAEQQMVEIAKAISFNSKILVLDEPTAALTESEIERLFSIIHKLKAKGVGMIYISHRLEELSRITDRVSVIRDGQYIGTENYADVTIDRLVQMMVGRELSAKFPVYQRTIGDVLFEGRNIVNNKVNVENIKVKAGEIVGIAGLMGAGRTELARAIFGADKTLSKEIFIEGKSVTVNSITAAIKNGIGYITEDRKKDGLALNMTVERNINLAHIPNLCKNGFVDAAEADKNALEYIDSLRIKTPSMRQKVTNLSGGNQQKIVLAKWLCNDIKVLIFDEPTRGIDVAAKYEVYELMNRLSDNGVAVIMISSDLPEILGMSDRILVMHGGKINGELSREEATQEKILRYAAGLQIEDRKGA, translated from the coding sequence ATGACAGAACTACTTAAGATGTGCGGTATCTCAAAGTCTTTCCCGGGTGTTAAGGCTTTAAGTGATGTCAGCCTGACTTTATATCCCGGCGAAGTTCACGCACTGTGCGGCGAAAACGGCGCCGGTAAATCTACTTTGATGAAAGTGCTTTCAGGTGTATACCAGGCAGATGAAGGCGAAATCTACATCAATGGTGAAAAAGTAACAATCGAAAATACAAAAAAAGCCCAGCAGCTGGGCATCAGCATCATTTTTCAGGAGTTTAACCTCTGCTCGCATTTAACGGTAGCCGATAACATCTGGTTGGACCGTCAGCCCAAAAAAGGGGCATTTATAAACGATAAAAAACTGATGGAAAAAACGCAGGAGATTTTAAACGAATTGGGGCTTTCTATCAACCCCAAAGCTCGTATCCGCACACTTAGCGTAGCAGAGCAGCAAATGGTAGAAATTGCAAAAGCCATTTCGTTCAACTCTAAAATCTTAGTTTTAGATGAACCTACCGCAGCGCTTACCGAATCGGAGATAGAGCGCTTGTTTTCAATTATCCATAAGCTCAAAGCAAAGGGTGTGGGAATGATTTATATTTCTCACCGCCTTGAGGAGCTTTCGCGGATTACAGACCGTGTCTCGGTAATACGTGACGGGCAGTATATCGGTACAGAAAACTATGCAGATGTTACAATTGACCGCCTTGTGCAAATGATGGTGGGACGCGAATTGAGTGCTAAGTTCCCTGTTTATCAGCGTACCATAGGCGATGTACTGTTTGAAGGCCGCAACATTGTAAACAACAAAGTAAATGTTGAAAATATTAAGGTAAAAGCCGGCGAAATCGTAGGCATTGCAGGGTTGATGGGTGCAGGGCGCACTGAGCTTGCAAGGGCAATTTTTGGCGCGGATAAAACATTGAGCAAAGAGATTTTTATTGAAGGAAAATCTGTTACAGTCAATTCGATTACCGCAGCCATCAAAAACGGGATCGGTTATATCACGGAAGACCGCAAAAAAGACGGTTTGGCTCTGAATATGACAGTAGAGCGCAACATCAACTTGGCGCATATCCCCAACTTGTGTAAAAATGGCTTTGTTGATGCAGCGGAGGCGGATAAAAACGCGCTGGAGTATATCGACAGCCTGCGCATTAAAACCCCCAGCATGCGCCAGAAAGTAACCAACCTTTCGGGCGGAAATCAGCAGAAAATTGTTTTAGCCAAATGGCTGTGCAACGACATTAAAGTGCTTATTTTTGACGAACCTACGCGCGGCATTGACGTAGCCGCAAAATATGAGGTTTATGAACTGATGAACCGGCTAAGCGACAATGGCGTTGCCGTTATTATGATTTCATCCGATCTGCCGGAAATCCTCGGTATGAGCGACCGCATTTTGGTTATGCACGGCGGCAAAATAAACGGCGAACTCAGCCGTGAAGAAGCAACACAAGAAAAAATACTGCGCTATGCCGCGGGGCTGCAAATTGAAGATAGGAAGGGTGCTTGA